In Streptomyces durocortorensis, a genomic segment contains:
- a CDS encoding SDR family oxidoreductase produces MNTEQTEQRVAVVTGAGSGIGRAVALALAGAGWSLALAGRRAEPLAQTAAAAGAPEALCVTTDVTDADEVGALFAAVRERFGRLDLLFNNAGTFGPGGVPLEDLAAEDWRAVVDVNLTGAFLCAQAAYRLMKEQDPQGGRIINNGSISAHAPRPHSIAYTATKHAMTGLTKSLSLDGRPYRIACGQIDIGNAATEMTERMQTGILQANGELATEPVMAAADVARTVLHMAELPLEANIPFVTVMATNMPYVGRG; encoded by the coding sequence ATGAACACTGAGCAGACGGAACAGAGAGTCGCTGTCGTCACGGGTGCGGGTTCGGGGATCGGCCGGGCCGTCGCACTCGCCCTCGCGGGTGCGGGCTGGTCGCTCGCACTGGCCGGCCGGCGGGCGGAGCCGCTGGCGCAGACGGCGGCCGCGGCGGGGGCCCCCGAGGCCCTGTGCGTCACCACGGACGTCACCGACGCCGACGAGGTCGGCGCCCTCTTCGCCGCCGTACGGGAACGGTTCGGCCGGCTGGACCTGCTGTTCAACAACGCGGGCACCTTCGGTCCCGGCGGCGTCCCGCTGGAGGACCTCGCCGCCGAGGACTGGCGGGCGGTGGTCGACGTGAACCTGACGGGCGCGTTCCTGTGCGCACAGGCGGCGTACCGGCTGATGAAGGAGCAGGACCCGCAGGGCGGCCGGATCATCAACAACGGCTCGATCTCCGCGCACGCACCGCGCCCGCACTCGATCGCGTACACCGCGACCAAGCACGCGATGACCGGTCTGACGAAGTCGCTGTCGCTGGACGGCCGTCCGTACCGGATCGCCTGCGGACAGATCGACATCGGCAACGCGGCGACGGAGATGACCGAGCGGATGCAGACCGGCATCCTCCAGGCCAACGGGGAACTGGCGACGGAGCCGGTCATGGCGGCGGCCGATGTGGCACGGACGGTGCTGCACATGGCGGAACTGCCCCTGGAGGCCAACATCCCGTTCGTGACGGTCATGGCGACGAACATGCCGTACGTCGGACGGGGCTGA
- a CDS encoding GNAT family N-acetyltransferase, producing MRVTENVYAGGRTASDAVRIRRATARDAEAVTQVFLASRAAAMPYLPRVHSDEDTRAWITHVVLPTSTAVWVAEGEAGGEVLGFAVLAGDDELDHLYLRPDALRRGIGSRLLSEVRGAVDGALGLYVFQRNAAARAFYERHGFTAVAFDDGSRNEEGEPDVLYRWTP from the coding sequence ATGCGGGTGACGGAGAACGTGTACGCGGGCGGACGTACGGCATCGGACGCGGTACGGATACGCCGGGCGACGGCCCGGGACGCGGAGGCCGTCACCCAGGTCTTCCTCGCCTCCCGGGCCGCCGCCATGCCGTATCTGCCCCGGGTCCACAGCGACGAGGACACCCGGGCGTGGATCACCCATGTCGTCCTGCCCACCAGTACCGCGGTGTGGGTGGCGGAGGGCGAGGCGGGCGGTGAGGTCCTCGGGTTCGCCGTGCTCGCCGGGGACGACGAGCTCGATCACCTCTACCTGCGGCCCGACGCGCTGCGGCGCGGGATCGGGAGCCGGTTGCTGAGCGAGGTGCGCGGGGCCGTGGACGGGGCGCTCGGTCTGTACGTGTTCCAGCGCAACGCCGCCGCCCGCGCCTTCTACGAACGGCACGGGTTCACCGCCGTCGCGTTCGACGACGGCAGCCGGAACGAGGAGGGCGAGCCGGACGTGCTGTATCGCTGGACCCCGTAG
- a CDS encoding GNAT family N-acetyltransferase, whose amino-acid sequence MSAGPDFVLRPWEMSDLPLIREAAQDPYIPLITTIPSRYSVQAAEAFVRRQWERAATGAGYPFAIVRSRDRRPVGAIGLWLRDLPEGRASLGYWLTASARGQGVARAALRTVTGWALHDLGVPRLQLFIEPWNTASARIAEDVGFRREGLLHGWQQVGDRRRDMAVYALLNTDGPADGRAATTN is encoded by the coding sequence ATGTCCGCGGGCCCCGACTTCGTTCTGCGCCCCTGGGAGATGAGCGACCTCCCTCTGATCCGCGAGGCCGCGCAGGACCCGTACATCCCGCTCATCACCACCATCCCGTCCCGCTACTCGGTCCAGGCGGCCGAGGCGTTCGTCCGCAGGCAGTGGGAGCGGGCGGCCACCGGTGCCGGGTACCCGTTCGCCATCGTCCGCTCGCGGGACCGGCGCCCGGTCGGCGCGATCGGGCTCTGGCTGCGGGACCTGCCCGAGGGCCGCGCCTCGCTCGGCTACTGGCTGACCGCCTCCGCCCGCGGCCAGGGGGTCGCCCGCGCGGCGCTGCGTACGGTGACGGGCTGGGCCCTGCACGATCTCGGCGTCCCCCGCCTCCAGCTCTTCATCGAACCGTGGAACACCGCCTCCGCCCGGATCGCCGAGGACGTCGGCTTCCGGCGCGAAGGGCTGCTGCACGGCTGGCAGCAGGTGGGCGACCGGCGCCGCGACATGGCCGTGTACGCGTTGCTGAACACCGACGGGCCCGCAGATGGCCGGGCGGCGACCACGAACTGA
- a CDS encoding glycosyltransferase family 2 protein, protein MSAPRIGVSIVTMGDRPQAVEALLASVAMQDVRPTRLVIIGNGAALPDFTAFPGLENLDGGVTTIELPENLGCPGGRNEGLRRLAEIGDVDVVIELDDDGLLVDKDVFRRVRDHFAADDRLGIVGFRIADEHGETQRRHVPRLRAGDPMRGGPVTAFLGGGHAFSMKMLEQTGLWPAEFFFTHEETDLAWRALNAGWKVIYEPELLLQHPKTSPARHAVYYRMTARNRVWLARRNLPLPLVPAYLGTWTLLTLARTRDPKGLRAWAGGFAEGVRTPCGERRPMRWSTVWRMTRLGRPPVI, encoded by the coding sequence TTGTCCGCACCACGCATCGGCGTATCCATCGTGACCATGGGGGACCGCCCGCAGGCGGTCGAGGCGCTGCTCGCGTCGGTCGCGATGCAGGACGTCAGGCCCACCCGGCTCGTGATCATCGGCAACGGTGCGGCGCTCCCGGACTTCACCGCGTTCCCCGGCCTGGAGAACCTCGACGGCGGGGTGACCACCATCGAGCTGCCCGAGAACCTGGGCTGCCCCGGCGGCCGGAACGAGGGGCTGCGCAGGCTGGCCGAGATCGGTGACGTGGACGTGGTGATCGAGCTGGACGACGACGGGCTCCTGGTCGACAAGGACGTCTTCCGCCGGGTCCGGGACCACTTCGCCGCCGACGACCGGCTCGGCATCGTCGGCTTCCGGATCGCCGACGAGCACGGCGAGACCCAGCGCCGGCACGTGCCCCGGCTGCGGGCGGGCGACCCGATGCGCGGCGGCCCGGTGACGGCCTTCCTCGGCGGCGGCCACGCGTTCTCGATGAAGATGCTGGAACAGACGGGCCTGTGGCCCGCGGAGTTCTTCTTCACCCACGAGGAGACGGACCTCGCCTGGCGCGCGCTGAACGCCGGCTGGAAGGTGATCTACGAGCCGGAGCTGCTGCTCCAGCACCCGAAGACCTCCCCGGCCCGGCACGCGGTGTACTACCGGATGACGGCCCGCAACCGCGTCTGGCTGGCCCGCCGCAACCTCCCTCTCCCCCTGGTCCCCGCCTACCTCGGCACCTGGACCCTGCTCACCCTGGCCCGCACCCGCGACCCGAAGGGCCTGCGCGCCTGGGCGGGCGGCTTCGCGGAGGGCGTCCGCACGCCGTGCGGGGAGCGGCGCCCGATGCGCTGGTCGACGGTGTGGCGGATGACACGACTGGGCCGCCCGCCGGTCATCTGA
- a CDS encoding PhzF family phenazine biosynthesis protein has translation MTRDSASAASTPEILRYTAFSADPEGGNPAGVVLDASGLDEERMLAVAAELGYSESAFLTERTGEGAYTIRYFSPKAEVPFCGHATVATAIALAERDGPGALEFATAAGTVPVSVVRDGGELRATLTSVAPHVTGIDAADLTEALAALDWAAADLDPALPPRIAYAGARHLVLAAGTRERLADLDYDFARLEALMHRLDLTTLQLVWREGPDVFHVRDPFPVGGVVEDPATGAAAAAFGAYARELGLVPEAAVLALHQGTDMGRPGTLTVELRTGDARIRVSGTGTRIG, from the coding sequence ATGACACGTGATTCCGCCTCTGCCGCCTCCACCCCCGAGATCCTGCGCTACACCGCCTTCTCCGCCGACCCGGAGGGCGGAAACCCCGCCGGCGTCGTTCTGGACGCCTCGGGTCTCGACGAGGAGCGGATGCTGGCCGTCGCGGCCGAACTGGGCTACAGCGAGTCGGCGTTCCTCACGGAGCGGACCGGCGAAGGCGCTTACACGATCCGCTACTTCAGCCCCAAGGCCGAGGTCCCCTTCTGCGGCCACGCCACGGTCGCCACCGCCATCGCCCTGGCGGAACGGGACGGTCCGGGCGCGCTGGAGTTCGCCACGGCCGCCGGTACGGTGCCGGTCAGCGTCGTCCGGGACGGCGGGGAGCTGCGCGCCACCCTGACCAGCGTGGCCCCCCATGTCACGGGGATCGACGCGGCGGACCTGACGGAGGCGCTGGCGGCGCTGGACTGGGCGGCCGCCGACCTCGACCCGGCCCTGCCACCCCGGATCGCCTACGCGGGGGCCCGGCATCTGGTGCTGGCCGCCGGGACCCGCGAGCGGCTCGCGGACCTGGACTACGACTTCGCGCGGCTCGAAGCGCTGATGCACCGGCTGGACCTGACGACCCTGCAACTGGTGTGGCGCGAGGGGCCGGACGTCTTCCACGTCCGGGACCCGTTCCCGGTGGGCGGGGTGGTGGAGGACCCGGCGACGGGCGCGGCGGCGGCCGCCTTCGGCGCGTACGCCCGCGAGCTGGGTCTCGTACCGGAGGCGGCCGTACTGGCCCTGCACCAGGGGACTGACATGGGCCGCCCCGGCACCCTCACCGTCGAGCTGCGGACGGGCGACGCCCGCATCCGGGTGAGCGGAACGGGCACCCGGATCGGCTGA